From Solanum lycopersicum chromosome 8, SLM_r2.1, the proteins below share one genomic window:
- the LOC138337974 gene encoding secreted RxLR effector protein 161-like — protein sequence MTRPDLSFVVQVLSQYMHSPKSSHMEAALRVVRYIKGTAGLGLFMPSNKNNEMVAYCDSDWGACVETRRSVTGYMIKLGGTLVSWKSKKQNTISRSSAEAEFRSMATTVAEIVWLKGLFKELGMNIQLPVKVFCDNKAAIQIAAHPIFHERTKHFDIDCHFVREKILEELIQTQHLGTREQQADILTKGLCKPQHEELIVKLGMKNVFSNS from the coding sequence ATGACTAGACCTGATCTATCTTTTGTAGTACAGGTTCTTAGCCAATATATGCACTCACCTAAATCATCTCATATGGAAGCTGCACTCAGAGTTGTGAGATATATAAAAGGAACTGCAGGGCTTGGACTGTTTATGCCAAGTAACAAAAACAATGAGATGGTTGCTTATTGTGACTCTGACTGGGGAGCTTGTGTAGAAACAAGGAGGTCAGTTACTGGTTATATGATCAAACTAGGAGGAACACTGGtgtcttggaaatcaaagaaacaaaacacaatatcaaggaGCTCTGCAGAAGCTGAATTCAGGAGTATGGCCACGACAGTTGCTGAGATAGTCTGGTTAAAGGGCTTATTCAAAGAGTTAGGAATGAACATACAGTTGCCAGTGAAAGTATTTTGTGATAACAAAGCTGCTATCCAAATTGCAGCACATCCAATCTTCcatgaaagaacaaaacatTTTGACATAGATTGTCATTTTGTAAGAGAGAAGATACTTGAAGAACTGATTCAGACACAACACTTGGGAACAAGAGAACAACAAGCTGATATACTTACTAAAGGGTTGTGCAAGCCTCAACATGAAGAACTAATTGTCAAGCTAGGaatgaaaaatgtattttcCAATTCttag